The proteins below are encoded in one region of Manis javanica isolate MJ-LG chromosome 8, MJ_LKY, whole genome shotgun sequence:
- the LINGO1 gene encoding leucine-rich repeat and immunoglobulin-like domain-containing nogo receptor-interacting protein 1 isoform X1 has translation MQVSERMLAGGARSAPSPLLACWQPILLLVLGSVLSGSATGCPPRCECSAQDRAVLCHRKRFVAVPEGIPTETRLLDLGKNRIKTLNQDEFASFPHLEELELNENIVSAVEPGAFNNLFNLRTLGLRSNRLKLIPLGVFTGLSNLTKLDISENKIVILLDYMFQDLYNLKSLEVGDNDLVYISHRAFSGLNSLEQLTLEKCNLTSIPTEALSHLHSLIVLRLRHLNINAIRDYSFKRLYRLKVLDISHWPYLDVMTPNCLYGLNLTSLSITHCNLTTVPYLAVRHLVYLRFLDLSYNPISTIEGSMLHELLRLQEVQLVGGQLAVVEPYAFRGLHYLRVLNVSGNQLTTLEESAFHSVGNLETLILDANPLACDCRLLWVFRRRWRLNFNRQQPTCATPEFVQGKEFKDFPDVLLPNYFTCRRARIRDRKAQQVFVDEGHTVQFVCRADGDPPPAILWLSPRKHLVSAKSNGRLTVFPDGTLEVRYAQVQDNGTYLCVAANAGGNDSMPAHLHVRSYSPDWPHQPNKTFAFISNQPGEGEANSTRATVPFPFDIKTLIIATTMGFISFLGVVLFCLVLLFLWSRGKGNTKHNIEIEYVPRKSDAGISSADAPRKFNMKMI, from the coding sequence GTGAGCGAGAGGATGCTGGCGGGGGGTGCGAGGAGCGCGCCCAGccccctcctggcctgctggcagcCCATCCTCCTGCTGGTGCTGGGCTCCGTGCTGTCGGGCTCAGCCACTGGCTGCCCGCCCCGCTGCGAGTGCTCCGCCCAGGACCGGGCCGTGCTCTGCCACCGCAAGCGCTTCGTGGCGGTGCCCGAGGGCATCCCCACCGAGACGCGCCTGCTGGACCTGGGCAAGAACCGCATCAAGACGCTCAACCAGGACGAGTTTGCCAGCTTCCCGCACCTGGAGGAGCTGGAGCTCAACGAGAACATCGTGAGCGCCGTGGAGCCCGGCGCCTTCAACAACCTCTTCAACCTCCGGACGCTGGGGCTGCGCAGCAATCGCCTGAAGCTCATCCCCCTGGGCGTCTTCACCGGCCTCAGTAACCTGACCAAGCTGGACATCAGTGAGAACAAGATCGTCATCCTGCTGGACTACATGTTCCAGGACCTGTACAACCTCAAGTCCCTGGAGGTCGGTGACAATGACCTCGTCTACATCTCGCACCGCGCCTTCAGTGGCCTCAACAGCCTGGAGCAGCTGACCCTGGAGAAATGCAACCTGACCTCCATACCCACCGAGGCGCTGTCCCACCTGCACAGCCTCATAGTGCTAAGGCTCCGGCACCTCAACATCAACGCCATCCGGGACTACTCCTTCAAGAGGTTGTACCGGCTCAAGGTCCTGGACATCTCCCACTGGCCCTACCTGGACGTCATGACGCCCAACTGCCTCTACGGCCTCAACCTGACGTCCCTGTCCATCACGCACTGCAACCTGACCACTGTGCCCTACCTTGCCGTGCGCCACCTGGTCTATCTCCGCTTCCTCGACCTCTCCTACAACCCCATCAGCACCATCGAGGGCTCCATGTTGCATGAGCTGCTGCGCCTGCAGGAGGTCCAGCTGGTGGGCGGGCAGCTGGCCGTGGTGGAGCCCTACGCCTTCCGGGGCCTCCACTACCTGCGCGTGCTCAACGTCTCCGGCAACCAGCTGACCACCCTGGAGGAGTCCGCGTTCCACTCGGTGGGCAACCTGGAGACCCTCATCCTGGACGCCAACCCGCTGGCCTGTGACTGCCGCCTCCTGTGGGTGTTCCGGCGCCGCTGGCGGCTCAACTTCAACCGGCAGCAGCCCACGTGTGCCACGCCCGAGTTTGTCCAGGGCAAGGAGTTCAAGGACTTCCCCGACGTGCTTCTGCCCAACTACTTCACCTGCCGCCGAGCTCGCATCCGGGACCGCAAGGCCCAGCAGGTGTTTGTGGACGAGGGCCACACGGTGCAGTTTGTGTGCCGGGCAGATGGCGACCCGCCCCCTGCCATCCTCTGGCTCTCGCCCCGCAAGCACCTGGTTTCAGCCAAGAGCAACGGGCGGCTCACAGTCTTCCCTGACGGCACGCTGGAGGTGCGCTACGCCCAGGTACAGGACAACGGCACGTACCTGTGTGTCGCGGCCAACGCGGGTGGCAATGACTCCATGCCTGCCCACTTGCACGTGCGCAGCTACTCGCCCGACTGGCCCCACCAGCCCAACAAGACCTTCGCCTTCATCTCCAACCAGCCAGGTGAGGGGGAGGCCAACAGCACCCGCGCCACCGTGCCTTTCCCCTTCGACATCAAGACCCTCATCATCGCCACCACCATGGGCTTCATCTCTTTCCTGGGCGTTGTTCTCTTCTGCCTGGTGCTGCTGTTTCTCTGGAGCCGGGGCAAGGGCAACACAAAGCACAACATCGAGATTGAGTACGTGCCCCGAAAGTCAGACGCAGGCATCAGCTCTGCCGATGCACCCCGCAAGTTCAACATGAAGATGATATGA
- the LINGO1 gene encoding leucine-rich repeat and immunoglobulin-like domain-containing nogo receptor-interacting protein 1 isoform X2 yields MLAGGARSAPSPLLACWQPILLLVLGSVLSGSATGCPPRCECSAQDRAVLCHRKRFVAVPEGIPTETRLLDLGKNRIKTLNQDEFASFPHLEELELNENIVSAVEPGAFNNLFNLRTLGLRSNRLKLIPLGVFTGLSNLTKLDISENKIVILLDYMFQDLYNLKSLEVGDNDLVYISHRAFSGLNSLEQLTLEKCNLTSIPTEALSHLHSLIVLRLRHLNINAIRDYSFKRLYRLKVLDISHWPYLDVMTPNCLYGLNLTSLSITHCNLTTVPYLAVRHLVYLRFLDLSYNPISTIEGSMLHELLRLQEVQLVGGQLAVVEPYAFRGLHYLRVLNVSGNQLTTLEESAFHSVGNLETLILDANPLACDCRLLWVFRRRWRLNFNRQQPTCATPEFVQGKEFKDFPDVLLPNYFTCRRARIRDRKAQQVFVDEGHTVQFVCRADGDPPPAILWLSPRKHLVSAKSNGRLTVFPDGTLEVRYAQVQDNGTYLCVAANAGGNDSMPAHLHVRSYSPDWPHQPNKTFAFISNQPGEGEANSTRATVPFPFDIKTLIIATTMGFISFLGVVLFCLVLLFLWSRGKGNTKHNIEIEYVPRKSDAGISSADAPRKFNMKMI; encoded by the coding sequence ATGCTGGCGGGGGGTGCGAGGAGCGCGCCCAGccccctcctggcctgctggcagcCCATCCTCCTGCTGGTGCTGGGCTCCGTGCTGTCGGGCTCAGCCACTGGCTGCCCGCCCCGCTGCGAGTGCTCCGCCCAGGACCGGGCCGTGCTCTGCCACCGCAAGCGCTTCGTGGCGGTGCCCGAGGGCATCCCCACCGAGACGCGCCTGCTGGACCTGGGCAAGAACCGCATCAAGACGCTCAACCAGGACGAGTTTGCCAGCTTCCCGCACCTGGAGGAGCTGGAGCTCAACGAGAACATCGTGAGCGCCGTGGAGCCCGGCGCCTTCAACAACCTCTTCAACCTCCGGACGCTGGGGCTGCGCAGCAATCGCCTGAAGCTCATCCCCCTGGGCGTCTTCACCGGCCTCAGTAACCTGACCAAGCTGGACATCAGTGAGAACAAGATCGTCATCCTGCTGGACTACATGTTCCAGGACCTGTACAACCTCAAGTCCCTGGAGGTCGGTGACAATGACCTCGTCTACATCTCGCACCGCGCCTTCAGTGGCCTCAACAGCCTGGAGCAGCTGACCCTGGAGAAATGCAACCTGACCTCCATACCCACCGAGGCGCTGTCCCACCTGCACAGCCTCATAGTGCTAAGGCTCCGGCACCTCAACATCAACGCCATCCGGGACTACTCCTTCAAGAGGTTGTACCGGCTCAAGGTCCTGGACATCTCCCACTGGCCCTACCTGGACGTCATGACGCCCAACTGCCTCTACGGCCTCAACCTGACGTCCCTGTCCATCACGCACTGCAACCTGACCACTGTGCCCTACCTTGCCGTGCGCCACCTGGTCTATCTCCGCTTCCTCGACCTCTCCTACAACCCCATCAGCACCATCGAGGGCTCCATGTTGCATGAGCTGCTGCGCCTGCAGGAGGTCCAGCTGGTGGGCGGGCAGCTGGCCGTGGTGGAGCCCTACGCCTTCCGGGGCCTCCACTACCTGCGCGTGCTCAACGTCTCCGGCAACCAGCTGACCACCCTGGAGGAGTCCGCGTTCCACTCGGTGGGCAACCTGGAGACCCTCATCCTGGACGCCAACCCGCTGGCCTGTGACTGCCGCCTCCTGTGGGTGTTCCGGCGCCGCTGGCGGCTCAACTTCAACCGGCAGCAGCCCACGTGTGCCACGCCCGAGTTTGTCCAGGGCAAGGAGTTCAAGGACTTCCCCGACGTGCTTCTGCCCAACTACTTCACCTGCCGCCGAGCTCGCATCCGGGACCGCAAGGCCCAGCAGGTGTTTGTGGACGAGGGCCACACGGTGCAGTTTGTGTGCCGGGCAGATGGCGACCCGCCCCCTGCCATCCTCTGGCTCTCGCCCCGCAAGCACCTGGTTTCAGCCAAGAGCAACGGGCGGCTCACAGTCTTCCCTGACGGCACGCTGGAGGTGCGCTACGCCCAGGTACAGGACAACGGCACGTACCTGTGTGTCGCGGCCAACGCGGGTGGCAATGACTCCATGCCTGCCCACTTGCACGTGCGCAGCTACTCGCCCGACTGGCCCCACCAGCCCAACAAGACCTTCGCCTTCATCTCCAACCAGCCAGGTGAGGGGGAGGCCAACAGCACCCGCGCCACCGTGCCTTTCCCCTTCGACATCAAGACCCTCATCATCGCCACCACCATGGGCTTCATCTCTTTCCTGGGCGTTGTTCTCTTCTGCCTGGTGCTGCTGTTTCTCTGGAGCCGGGGCAAGGGCAACACAAAGCACAACATCGAGATTGAGTACGTGCCCCGAAAGTCAGACGCAGGCATCAGCTCTGCCGATGCACCCCGCAAGTTCAACATGAAGATGATATGA